The following coding sequences are from one Novosphingobium sp. Gsoil 351 window:
- a CDS encoding thiamine pyrophosphate-dependent dehydrogenase E1 component subunit alpha, translating into MAEIDRDKLRDIYTRTMKVNRTDEKFRSLLMGGKVAVMYYCVRGQELVSAAMMAALEDDDYVVCTYRGQGEQTAKGIPAEKWWAECLGRATGTCKGKGGTMHITHPEKGIMVTTGVVGSGLPIANGLAMASQNNGDGRVTVVSFGDGASNIGGFHEAMNMAQLYKLPVIFLCQNNRYGEHTAYADHTDTRSISDRAVGYGMKGVTVDGNDVHAMYGAAKDAVERARAGEGPTLIEAMCYRMMGHFFGADFSYMPPEHIAEMQAEDPLPKLRKVMLEHQFTEEELDRIVAEIDAEIDAAVESALAAPLPDPAELKLDVFEEEMA; encoded by the coding sequence ATGGCCGAGATCGACCGCGACAAGCTGCGCGACATCTATACCCGCACGATGAAGGTGAACCGGACGGACGAGAAGTTCCGCTCGCTGCTGATGGGCGGCAAGGTCGCGGTGATGTATTACTGCGTCCGCGGGCAGGAGCTGGTCTCCGCCGCGATGATGGCCGCGCTGGAGGACGACGACTACGTCGTGTGCACCTATCGCGGTCAGGGCGAGCAGACCGCCAAGGGCATCCCGGCCGAGAAGTGGTGGGCCGAATGCCTCGGCCGCGCCACTGGCACGTGCAAGGGCAAGGGCGGGACGATGCACATCACCCACCCCGAAAAGGGCATCATGGTCACCACCGGGGTGGTCGGGTCGGGCCTGCCGATCGCCAATGGCCTGGCCATGGCCAGCCAGAACAACGGCGACGGGCGGGTCACCGTGGTCAGCTTCGGTGACGGCGCCTCGAACATCGGGGGTTTCCACGAAGCGATGAACATGGCCCAGCTCTACAAGCTTCCAGTGATCTTCCTGTGCCAGAACAACCGCTATGGCGAGCACACCGCCTATGCCGACCATACCGACACGCGTTCGATCTCGGATCGCGCCGTCGGCTACGGGATGAAGGGGGTAACCGTCGACGGCAACGACGTCCACGCGATGTACGGTGCCGCGAAGGACGCGGTCGAGCGGGCCCGCGCCGGTGAAGGACCGACGCTGATCGAGGCGATGTGCTACCGCATGATGGGGCACTTCTTCGGCGCCGACTTCAGCTACATGCCGCCCGAGCACATCGCCGAGATGCAAGCCGAGGACCCGCTGCCCAAGCTGCGCAAGGTTATGCTCGAGCACCAGTTCACCGAGGAGGAACTCGACAGGATCGTCGCCGAGATCGACGCAGAGATCGACGCCGCGGTCGAAAGCGCGCTGGCCGCACCCCTGCCCGATCCGGCAGAACTGAAACTCGATGTGTTCGAGGAGGAGATGGCCTGA